The Paenibacillus tianjinensis genome has a window encoding:
- a CDS encoding MDR family MFS transporter, translated as MKQHLQHIHPLAWTIIIGTMFGRLVTSMSIPFLSIYLTQVLGASPTQTGFTVAVSSLAGVLISFYGGYISDVIGRKIVMLVSVFGWACVFFGFSAAQHLWVFFLVNTLNGICRAVFEPTSRALLSDITPPEHKLLVFNLRYAAVNLGVVFGPIIGLQLGSAESTFPFLIAGIVYIAYGLVLFAQFRVHHSTLPQRSEAQAPKLRAALATAGRDRIFLPVLLGTIFCVLGYGHFSSTLAQYLAMNTHFTDGGKVFSYMLSLNAVTVLVVQYPIVRTASKFSPIVPLILGNICVALSMLLFGIAGGVALLMAGVILFTIGEVLLFTMMDMLIDRIAKPEWKGTYFGTIGFNGLGSVMAPILGGMLLDQFGASNGPAVFVPLALTTALGLPFLITAHRRFKAREQAESVIVKPTGLKTG; from the coding sequence ATGAAACAACATCTACAGCATATTCATCCTTTGGCGTGGACCATTATTATCGGGACCATGTTCGGCCGGCTGGTAACATCAATGAGCATTCCTTTTTTATCCATTTATTTAACCCAGGTGCTCGGAGCTTCCCCGACGCAGACAGGCTTTACAGTAGCGGTTAGCTCGCTTGCAGGCGTATTGATTAGCTTCTACGGCGGGTATATCTCCGATGTGATCGGGCGAAAAATCGTCATGCTGGTCTCTGTATTCGGCTGGGCCTGTGTCTTCTTCGGCTTCTCTGCCGCACAGCATTTGTGGGTGTTCTTCCTCGTAAATACATTGAACGGGATTTGCCGCGCTGTGTTCGAGCCTACCTCACGAGCGCTGCTCTCGGATATTACGCCGCCTGAGCACAAGCTGCTCGTATTCAACCTAAGATACGCCGCCGTCAATCTTGGCGTAGTCTTCGGTCCGATCATTGGCCTTCAGCTGGGTTCAGCTGAGTCGACGTTCCCCTTCCTGATTGCAGGTATCGTCTATATCGCTTATGGACTGGTACTGTTCGCGCAGTTCCGTGTGCACCATTCTACGCTGCCGCAGCGTTCGGAAGCTCAGGCGCCTAAACTGCGCGCAGCACTGGCAACCGCCGGACGGGACCGCATATTCCTTCCTGTGCTTCTCGGTACCATCTTCTGTGTACTGGGTTATGGACATTTCAGCTCTACACTGGCGCAGTATCTGGCGATGAATACGCATTTTACAGATGGCGGGAAGGTTTTCTCCTATATGCTGTCGCTTAATGCAGTGACCGTGCTGGTCGTACAGTATCCGATTGTCCGCACGGCCAGCAAGTTTTCGCCCATTGTCCCCCTAATTCTCGGGAATATCTGTGTAGCGCTGAGCATGCTGCTGTTCGGAATCGCGGGCGGAGTCGCTCTCCTCATGGCCGGTGTCATCCTGTTCACGATCGGCGAAGTACTGCTCTTCACCATGATGGATATGCTGATCGACCGGATCGCGAAGCCGGAATGGAAAGGCACTTACTTCGGAACCATCGGCTTCAACGGTCTGGGCAGCGTTATGGCGCCTATCCTTGGGGGCATGCTGCTGGATCAGTTTGGCGCCTCTAATGGTCCTGCAGTATTCGTGCCGCTGGCACTGACTACCGCCCTCGGACTTCCGTTTCTGATCACTGCCCACAGAAGATTTAAGGCCAGAGAGCAGGCCGAATCCGTAATCGTCAAGCCGACAGGCCTTAAAACGGGCTAA